Proteins encoded together in one Papaver somniferum cultivar HN1 unplaced genomic scaffold, ASM357369v1 unplaced-scaffold_21, whole genome shotgun sequence window:
- the LOC113340358 gene encoding pectinesterase-like, translated as MATMKETFMGMPAMENKVLFLIILSSLLTIETVTIVIAGESMITNSNTSVYLSTSHAVLKSSCSSTLYPELCYSSIASISGGVAESLQSKKDVIELSINLTCEVVSQNYFTITKLIKYRKDLSHREKEALHDCLEMVDETLDELHEARDDLKVYPSKKTLQQQASDLKTLVSAAITNQDTCLDGFSYNKADKIVRQDLIKGQQHVHRMCSNVLAMIKNLTDTDMENERYASGRKLGETAVDKASFESQSTDGFPEWLSAGDRRLLQSTTVLADVTVAADGSGDFTTVSAAVAAAPLKSTKRYIIRIKAGVYRENVEVPKKKTNLMFLGDGRKNTIITGNKNVVDGSTTFKSATVAVVGNGFLARGITFENTAGPSKHQAVALRVGSDLSAFYECDMLAYQDTLYVHSLRQFYINCLVAGTVDFIFGNGAVVLQDCDIHARRPNSGQKNMVTAQGRTDPNQNTGIVIQKSRIGATSDLLPVQSSFPTFLGRPWKQYSRTVVMQTTISNVIVPSGWSEWAGTFALDTLFYAEYLNTGPGAGTSGRVSWKGYRTLTSASEATPFTVANFVAGSSWLRATGFPFSVDL; from the exons atggcAACCATGAAGGAAACCTTTATGGGAATGCCAGCAATGGAAAACAAGGTGCTCTTCCTCATCATCCTCTCCTCATTGCTAACAATAGAAACTGTAACCATTGTCATTGCCGGTGAATCCATGATCACAAACTCAAACACCAGTGTGTACTTATCAACTTCTCATGCTGTTCTTAAATCCTCATGCAGCTCCACTTTATACCCTGAATTATGCTACTCTTCTATTGCAAGCATTTCGGGCGGTGTTGCCGAAAGTTTACAATCAAAAAAAGATGTAATAGAGTTATCTATTAATCTTACATGTGAAGTAGTTTCTCAGAATTATTTCACCATTACCAAGTTGATCAAATATAGAAAAGATCTGTCGCATCGTGAGAAAGAAGCTCTTCATGATTGTTTAGAAATGGTGGACGAAACACTCGACGAACTTCACGAAGCAAGAGATGATCTTAAAGTATACCCAAGCAAGAAAACCCTACAACAACAAGCAAGTGATCTCAAAACACTCGTTAGTGCAGCCATTACTAACCAAGATACTTGCCTCGATGGGTTTTCTTATAACAAAGCTGATAAAATTGTACGTCAGGATTTAATAAAAGGTCAACAACATGTACACAGAATGTGTAGTAATGTTCTAGCTATGATCAAAAACTTAACCGACACCGATATGGAGAACGAGCGGTATGCATCCGGCAGAAAATTGGGAGAAACGGCAGTTGACAAAGCTAGTTTTGAAAGCCAAAGCACAGACGGTTTTCCCGAATGGTTATCAGCAGGTGACCGTCGACTTTTACAGTCCACAACAGTGCTAGCTGATGTTACGGTTGCAGCTGACGGAAGTGGTGATTTTACAACGGTATCGGCCGCGGTTGCAGCTGCACCATTGAAGAGTACTAAGAGGTATATAATTAGGATTAAAGCTGGTGTGTATAGAGAGAATGTCGAAGttccaaaaaagaagacaaaCTTGATGTTCTTAGGAGATGGAAGAAAGAACACTATCATCACCGGAAATAAGAACGTCGTGGATGGAAGCACTACTTTCAAATCTGCTACCGTTG CTGTTGTAGGAAATGGGTTTTTGGCCAGGGGCATTACATTTGAAAACACCGCTGGACCAAGTAAACATCAAGCTGTGGCGCTCCGAGTTGGTTCAGATTTATCAGCATTCTACGAATGTGACATGTTAGCGTACCAAGATACACTCTACGTGCATTCTCTTCGTCAGTTCTACATCAACTGTTTAGTAGCCGGGACAGTCGACTTTATATTTGGAAATGGGGCAGTTGTACTCCAAGATTGTGATATCCATGCACGCCGCCCTAATTCAGGACAGAAAAACATGGTTACAGCTCAGGGAAGAACAGATCCGAACCAGAATACCGGAATAGTAATTCAAAAATCAAGAATTGGTGCTACTTCTGATTTACTACCAGTTCAGAGTAGTTTTCCTACTTTCCTTGGTAGACCATGGAAGCAATATTCGAGAACGGTGGTAATGCAAACGACCATATCAAATGTCATTGTTCCTTCTGGGTGGAGTGAATGGGCGGGTACATTTGCTCTAGACACATTGTTCTACGCGGAGTATTTGAATACCGGTCCTGGTGCAGGAACGTCCGGAAGGGTTTCGTGGAAAGGATATAGAACACTTACGAGTGCAAGTGAAGCTACACCATTCACGGTTGCCAACTTTGTTGCCGGAAGTAGTTGGTTGCGTGCAACTGGATTTCCTTTCTCTGTTGATCTCTAA
- the LOC113339594 gene encoding B3 domain-containing protein At5g42700-like, translated as MATGDNTINHSYEKEREKHFEENERRFKAWGVAKKARSRSLIAKKNSAVVFVNDRPQNFFLKSATSSKRPRQLYQKVATNEERAETLKQAMSLQRCLESAGHHCFIKSMRRSHVYQGFWLNVPSEFCNKYLDKKTFNIWLENAEGKEYETNFIGTSYGLSGGWGTFALAHKLHDGDALVFQLIDKIRFKVHIFRGSNDAGEGNAENLKTDREIISDKEDVELGNSSKYEDCDSDVVADNSKEEKATNPARKTKGSTSRRLQPGRSSKQLAQPIIHAEVSKKRQREVAERKKPVQKRKMKEKLLTKKPFDISQVTYFRQIIKNLYKKVPLVTNT; from the exons ATGGCAACTGGTGATAATACCATCAACCACTCTTACGAAAAAGAGCGCGAAAAGCATTTTGAGGAAAACGAGAGACGATTTAAG GCTTGGGGTGTTGCAAAGAAGGCTCGGAGTCGGAGTCTGATTGCTAAAAAGAATTCTGCTGTGGTG TTTGTTAACGACCGTCctcagaatttttttttgaaatcagcAACATCGTCTAAAAG ACCCAGGCAACTGTACCAGAAAGTTGCTACCAATGAAGAACGTGCCGAAACATTGAAGCAGGCCATGAGTTTACAACGTTGTTTGGAGTCAGCTGGACACCATTGTTTTATTAAGTCGATGAGGCGATCTCATGTCTACCAAGGATTTTGGCTG AATGTTCCATCCGAATTCTGCAACAAATACTTAGACAAGAAAACATTCAATATTTGGTTGGAGAACGCAGAAGGTAAAGAGTATGAAACGAATTTCATTGGTACAAGCTACGGTCTCAGCGGAGGCTGGGGAACGTTTGCCTTGGCTCATAAGTTGCACGATGGTGATGCCCTTGTGTTTCAACTCATTGATAAAATAAGATTTAAG GTACACATATTCAGAGGGTCTAACGACGCAGGCGAAGGAAATGCCGAGAACCTGAAGACAGATAGAGAAATAATATCTGACAAAGAAGATGTTGAACTAGGTAACTCAAGCAAATATGAAGATTGCGATAGTGATGTTGTTGCAGACAACAGTAAGGAAGAGAAAGCAACAAATCCTGCCAGAAAAACCAAGGGTTCTACATCGCGAAGGCTTCAACCAGGTAGATCCTCAAAACAACTTGCTCAACCAATAATACATGCAGAAGTTTCAAAGAAACGTCAAAGAGAAGTAGCTGAACGGAAAAAACCTGTTCAAAAaaggaaaatgaaggaaaaaTTGCTTACGAAAAAGCCATTTGACATATCGCAGGTTACTTATTTTAGGCAAATCATAAAGAACCTTTATAAAAAGGTCCCATTAGTAACAAATACATAA